One stretch of Bosea vaviloviae DNA includes these proteins:
- a CDS encoding acetyl-CoA acetyltransferase produces the protein MSAAIVGWAHTPFGKQDAETIESLIVRVATDALVDAGITADQVDEIVLGHYNAGFSAQDFTASLVLQADPALRFKPTTRVENACATGSAAVHQGVRAIKAGDAKIVLVVGVEQMTKTPSADIGRFLLKASYLKEEGETTGGFAGVFGQIAAAYFQRHGDQSDALAMIAAKNHKNGVDNPYAQMRKDLGYAFCREESEKNPYVAGPLKRTDCSLVSDGAAAIVLADEETAMGMRRAVGFRGMAHVQDFLPLSRRDILKFDGCTVAWKQALAQAGVTLDDLSFVETHDCFTIAELIEYEAMGLTRQGDGARAIKEGWTQKDGKLPVNVSGGLKAKGHPIGATGVSMHVLSSMQLVGEAPEGMQVHDAKLGGIFNMGGAAVANYVSVLERIK, from the coding sequence ATGAGCGCTGCGATCGTCGGCTGGGCCCACACGCCGTTCGGCAAGCAGGATGCCGAGACCATTGAAAGCCTGATCGTGCGGGTCGCCACCGACGCGCTGGTCGATGCCGGGATCACGGCCGACCAGGTCGATGAGATCGTGCTCGGGCACTACAATGCCGGGTTCTCGGCGCAGGATTTCACCGCCTCGCTCGTGCTGCAGGCGGATCCGGCGCTGCGCTTCAAGCCGACCACCCGCGTCGAGAACGCCTGCGCCACCGGTTCGGCCGCGGTGCATCAGGGCGTGCGCGCGATCAAGGCGGGTGATGCCAAGATCGTGCTCGTCGTCGGTGTCGAGCAAATGACCAAGACGCCCTCCGCCGATATCGGCAGGTTCCTGCTCAAGGCCTCCTATCTCAAGGAGGAGGGCGAGACGACCGGCGGTTTTGCCGGCGTCTTCGGCCAGATCGCGGCCGCCTATTTCCAGCGCCATGGCGACCAGTCGGACGCGCTGGCGATGATCGCGGCCAAGAACCACAAGAACGGCGTCGACAACCCCTATGCGCAGATGCGCAAGGATCTGGGCTACGCCTTCTGTCGCGAGGAAAGCGAGAAGAACCCTTACGTCGCCGGTCCCCTGAAGCGCACGGACTGTTCGCTGGTCTCTGACGGCGCGGCAGCGATCGTGCTGGCCGACGAGGAGACTGCGATGGGCATGCGCCGCGCCGTCGGTTTCCGCGGCATGGCCCATGTCCAGGACTTCCTGCCGCTGTCGCGGCGCGACATCCTGAAGTTCGACGGCTGTACCGTGGCCTGGAAGCAGGCGCTGGCGCAGGCCGGCGTCACGCTCGACGATCTCTCCTTCGTCGAGACGCATGACTGCTTCACCATTGCCGAACTCATCGAATACGAAGCGATGGGCCTGACCCGGCAAGGCGACGGCGCGCGCGCGATCAAGGAAGGCTGGACCCAGAAGGACGGCAAGCTGCCGGTCAATGTCTCCGGCGGTCTCAAGGCCAAGGGCCATCCGATCGGCGCGACCGGCGTCTCGATGCATGTGCTGAGCTCGATGCAGCTCGTCGGCGAGGCGCCGGAGGGCATGCAGGTGCATGACGCCAAGCTCGGCGGCATCTTCAACATGGGCGGGGCGGCGGTCGCCAACTACGTCTCGGTGCTCGAGCGGATCAAGTGA
- a CDS encoding DMT family transporter: MSLALLWIPATIAASLLQTARNLTQRSLTDIIGVVGATQVRFLFGLPFALLFLVLVCLVAARLPPGIDGKVLAFALGGALAQIAATALMLAAMRTHSFAVTTAYTKTEPVQVAIFGALLLGDPLGWGKFAAIIVATIGVIVVSWKPGQKLTAAGMRPAVLGIGSGAFFALSAIGFRGAIQALPEGGFFIRATTILALGLTLQTVLLTLYMLVANRPALVLSLRNWRRSLSAGFLGAAASQCWFIGFSLTSAANVRTLALIEVPLAQIASRRIFAEGTSRRELVGMALIVLGVGALLLLAIS, encoded by the coding sequence GTGAGCCTCGCCCTTCTCTGGATTCCCGCGACGATCGCGGCCTCGCTCCTGCAGACCGCGCGCAATCTGACGCAGCGTTCCCTGACCGACATCATCGGCGTCGTGGGTGCAACGCAGGTGCGCTTCCTGTTCGGCCTGCCCTTTGCGCTGCTGTTTCTGGTCCTGGTCTGCCTCGTCGCGGCCCGGCTGCCGCCGGGGATCGACGGCAAGGTGCTTGCCTTCGCGCTCGGCGGCGCGCTGGCGCAGATCGCCGCGACCGCGCTGATGCTGGCGGCAATGCGCACGCATTCCTTCGCCGTGACGACCGCCTACACCAAGACTGAGCCCGTGCAGGTGGCGATCTTCGGGGCGCTGCTGCTGGGCGATCCGCTCGGCTGGGGAAAATTCGCGGCGATCATTGTCGCGACGATCGGCGTCATCGTCGTATCCTGGAAGCCCGGCCAGAAGCTGACCGCGGCGGGCATGCGCCCGGCTGTGCTCGGCATCGGGTCGGGAGCCTTCTTCGCACTCTCGGCCATCGGCTTTCGTGGCGCGATCCAGGCTTTGCCGGAGGGCGGCTTCTTCATCCGCGCCACGACGATCCTGGCGCTTGGCCTGACGCTCCAGACCGTGCTGCTGACGCTCTACATGCTGGTCGCGAACCGCCCGGCCCTGGTTCTGAGCCTGCGCAACTGGCGCCGCTCGCTCTCGGCCGGCTTTCTGGGCGCTGCCGCCTCGCAATGCTGGTTCATCGGCTTCTCGCTGACCAGCGCCGCCAATGTGCGCACGCTTGCGCTGATCGAGGTGCCGCTGGCGCAGATCGCCTCGCGCCGCATCTTCGCGGAAGGCACGAGCCGGCGCGAGCTGGTGGGAATGGCGCTGATCGTTCTCGGCGTTGGCGCGTTGCTGCTGCTGGCGATCTCCTGA
- a CDS encoding D-alanyl-D-alanine carboxypeptidase family protein, with product MISSRFAAVLAFGLLAGPAAAGTSLVIDASSGAVLSAENPSQAWHPASTTKMMTTYLALKAVRERRLSLETAIPVSKLAAGQPRVKVYIKAGQEITLDNALRIMLVKSANDIAYVIAEGVGGNVETFVGMMNAEAARLGMRDTRFTNPNGWHSPEQQVSARDLAILAMALMREFPDYSDYWNTPSVQLGKQVLNNTNGLVGRYSGINGMKTGFVCASGFNVVATATRGGRTLIAVVLGALSGAERTVKAAQLLDEGFGKWGGLGYDVASLPASGTRAPNICDDVRRKGGGAALADDVDVSGPISALTMAGGVGGNADGAGDRFLAMSPQPRATGAMLSRAPSGRIVLGPRAETTPVPVAFGRTAGSASAPLAANATGRPDSQFARGAAPVIAPDKPVAASLFGGGTPGLFSDSRPRTASSNGGIPGATTAFAPTGGAAQPPADAFQAGPLKLQGAVQPGKATASSLRPGAASGIKPAARPPAKPLLAKSKADSKTDPKTEPKSETEKAKPSAAAAKLQPAKPPAKTKATPAPKPKPNDDA from the coding sequence ATGATCTCATCCCGCTTTGCCGCCGTCCTCGCCTTTGGCCTTCTCGCCGGCCCCGCAGCGGCCGGCACCAGCCTCGTGATCGACGCCTCCAGCGGCGCGGTTCTCTCCGCCGAGAATCCGAGCCAGGCCTGGCACCCGGCTTCGACGACGAAGATGATGACGACCTATCTCGCCCTGAAGGCGGTGCGCGAGCGGCGGCTCAGCCTGGAGACCGCGATCCCGGTCTCGAAGCTTGCCGCCGGCCAGCCGCGCGTCAAAGTCTATATCAAGGCCGGGCAGGAGATCACGCTCGACAACGCCTTGCGCATCATGCTGGTCAAATCGGCCAACGACATCGCCTATGTCATTGCCGAGGGCGTCGGCGGCAATGTCGAGACCTTTGTCGGCATGATGAATGCGGAAGCCGCGCGGCTGGGCATGCGCGACACCCGTTTCACCAATCCCAATGGCTGGCACAGCCCCGAGCAGCAGGTCAGCGCGCGTGATCTCGCAATCCTCGCCATGGCGCTGATGCGCGAATTCCCGGATTACTCAGACTACTGGAACACGCCCTCGGTCCAGCTCGGCAAGCAGGTGCTGAACAACACCAACGGGCTCGTCGGCCGCTATTCCGGTATCAACGGCATGAAGACCGGCTTCGTCTGCGCCTCGGGCTTCAATGTGGTCGCGACCGCGACACGTGGCGGCCGCACCTTGATCGCAGTCGTGCTGGGCGCACTCTCGGGCGCCGAGCGCACCGTGAAGGCCGCGCAGCTGCTGGATGAAGGTTTCGGCAAATGGGGCGGCCTCGGCTACGACGTTGCCTCCCTTCCCGCCAGCGGAACCCGTGCCCCCAATATCTGTGACGATGTCCGCCGCAAGGGCGGCGGAGCTGCGCTCGCCGACGATGTCGACGTTTCCGGGCCGATCTCCGCTCTGACGATGGCGGGCGGGGTCGGCGGCAACGCCGATGGCGCCGGCGACCGTTTCCTGGCCATGAGCCCGCAGCCGCGCGCGACCGGCGCCATGCTGTCGCGCGCGCCGTCGGGCCGCATCGTGCTGGGTCCGCGCGCCGAGACCACGCCCGTTCCCGTCGCCTTCGGCCGCACGGCGGGCTCGGCTTCCGCCCCGCTGGCGGCCAATGCCACGGGCCGGCCCGACAGCCAGTTCGCGCGCGGCGCGGCACCGGTGATCGCACCCGACAAGCCTGTCGCCGCCAGCCTGTTCGGCGGCGGCACGCCGGGCCTGTTCAGCGACTCACGGCCCCGCACAGCCTCCAGCAATGGCGGCATCCCGGGAGCGACCACCGCCTTCGCGCCGACAGGTGGCGCGGCGCAACCGCCGGCCGATGCCTTCCAGGCCGGACCTCTGAAGCTCCAGGGCGCCGTGCAGCCGGGCAAGGCAACGGCCTCGAGCCTGCGCCCCGGTGCAGCTTCCGGCATCAAGCCCGCAGCCCGCCCGCCGGCCAAGCCCCTGCTCGCCAAATCCAAGGCCGACAGCAAGACCGATCCCAAGACGGAGCCCAAGAGCGAGACGGAGAAGGCCAAGCCCAGCGCGGCCGCAGCCAAGCTCCAGCCCGCCAAGCCGCCGGCGAAGACCAAGGCTACGCCTGCGCCCAAGCCCAAGCCGAACGACGACGCCTGA
- a CDS encoding DMT family transporter yields MTADRDRAARQHGFLFALGSAAAYGTNIVSAQIAGQAGLSGPLLVFYRVFLMLALASLAALLWRASLAVPRGERRALALFGFASAGVGCAYLSSVAFVPVSVAAVVFYTFPILIILAEPLLTPARFSPDRLAVAVLAFAGVAMVLGPDLHGLDPRGLMLALAASVLAATQFFAANASPTTPLLPRLFWSHLMIMPIAAGILVLTGGFLPPGALALAPGAVAVTMGGYLIGFLLQVLALMRVAPGNAGLAFCAEPVFAVAVAALMLGERLGALQYAGGALVVAAIMANVILEQNRRLLAPA; encoded by the coding sequence TTGACCGCCGATCGCGACCGCGCCGCCAGGCAGCACGGGTTCCTCTTCGCCCTCGGCTCGGCGGCCGCGTACGGCACCAATATCGTCAGCGCCCAGATCGCAGGACAAGCCGGCCTCAGCGGGCCGCTGCTGGTATTCTACCGCGTCTTCCTGATGCTGGCGCTCGCAAGCTTGGCCGCCCTGCTCTGGCGCGCCTCGCTCGCCGTGCCACGCGGCGAGCGCCGGGCCCTGGCCTTGTTCGGCTTCGCCAGCGCGGGGGTCGGCTGCGCCTATCTCTCCTCGGTCGCCTTCGTGCCGGTCAGCGTCGCCGCCGTCGTCTTCTACACCTTCCCGATCCTGATCATCCTGGCCGAGCCCCTGCTCACCCCGGCCCGCTTCAGCCCGGACCGACTGGCGGTGGCGGTGCTCGCCTTTGCCGGGGTTGCGATGGTGCTCGGGCCGGACCTCCACGGCCTCGACCCGCGCGGGCTCATGCTCGCGCTGGCGGCAAGCGTGCTCGCCGCGACGCAGTTCTTCGCTGCCAATGCCAGCCCCACGACCCCACTGCTACCCCGCCTGTTCTGGTCACATCTGATGATCATGCCGATCGCCGCCGGCATCCTTGTCCTGACGGGCGGATTCCTGCCGCCCGGCGCGCTGGCGCTCGCGCCCGGCGCGGTCGCGGTGACGATGGGCGGCTACCTGATCGGCTTCCTGCTCCAGGTCCTGGCCCTGATGCGCGTCGCTCCCGGGAATGCCGGCCTCGCCTTCTGCGCCGAGCCGGTCTTTGCCGTCGCGGTCGCAGCCCTCATGCTCGGCGAACGCCTCGGCGCCTTGCAATATGCCGGCGGCGCCCTTGTCGTGGCCGCGATCATGGCTAATGTAATACTAGAACAAAATCGACGCCTCCTGGCGCCGGCCTGA